A region of Moorena producens PAL-8-15-08-1 DNA encodes the following proteins:
- a CDS encoding AbrB/MazE/SpoVT family DNA-binding domain-containing protein — translation MYKLTINKIGDSLGITLPKEILQQLNVGVRVAWPNGQGDTVFITETADGVEITTKDPEFEKVMAAYQKVSKKYENALRELAK, via the coding sequence ATGTACAAGCTCACAATTAATAAGATTGGTGATTCCCTAGGCATAACCTTACCTAAAGAGATCCTACAACAGCTGAATGTTGGTGTTCGCGTAGCGTGGCCGAACGGCCAAGGCGATACTGTATTTATCACAGAAACCGCTGATGGTGTTGAAATCACCACGAAGGACCCTGAGTTTGAAAAGGTAATGGCAGCTTATCAGAAAGTCAGCAAAAAATATGAAAATGCGTTGAGGGAGCTGGCTAAGTGA
- a CDS encoding GumC family protein gives MTPPFVTRYLIALNQHKLIGFATFFLITGISGIVAIQPTPAPIYRAEGRLVYTTPVKVFSQTGVQISEQGKQRATPETLLADNVVKEVAAGMQVSSKDIVKNTVVKLPKPEGPQFISVIYRDKNKEISATIVQMLMEKMVKQSRFINTAQLRRIIEVIEERLPKAEQELREAEQKLEQYDRVQGPALFAAQDGTLVGGITGSQQQQRSLEIQLEGVEAQYSSLIERLGLTPDQAYTSSALSADPIIASLRAQILDTETQMELLKGQLRPQHPTMIELRKQQQTYETLLQERAGEVLGGNGFTSPLPSQIRQDSTLDPARQALANQLVALQTQREALQRQLAATERTEQELRQQYQQLPNKQLERGRLAQQVAFKQEFYNRLQAALADSKIAEAETESSLAIAGIAEPRALQAQTASNPIVTLAIGGVIGIVVGAGVILLLSTLDNTLYTPEDVKPILRDNGVPLLGDLPTIGLKSYRGEAAIITQPEALELEFYERFRTNLRLREEPAVKVVLVTSTAGNEGKTIVAYNLAIASAQAGMRTLLVEGDLRSHSVAQSQDVIHLMDAPLEPLRFYGSKSECIHLAQDFENLSILPSLGPLRKAAGILESSEMKHLLEDARGRFDFVVVDSPSLSRCNDALLLQPFTDGIVLVTRPGYTQGSILSQVIEELDENEVLLGAVINDIKQLQPPVPVDTGRGYPTVDAPVAQTPAQNHKVTSGVGSRE, from the coding sequence ATGACTCCCCCTTTTGTCACACGTTACCTGATTGCTCTCAATCAGCATAAGTTAATCGGCTTTGCCACGTTTTTCCTGATTACTGGCATATCGGGGATTGTTGCCATACAGCCAACGCCAGCTCCTATTTACCGAGCTGAAGGTCGCTTGGTATATACCACTCCTGTGAAGGTATTTTCCCAGACAGGGGTACAGATTTCAGAACAAGGTAAACAAAGGGCGACACCGGAAACGCTGCTGGCAGACAATGTGGTTAAGGAAGTAGCAGCTGGGATGCAAGTCAGCTCCAAAGACATTGTTAAAAATACAGTGGTGAAATTGCCAAAGCCAGAAGGACCACAATTTATTTCGGTAATCTATAGGGATAAGAATAAGGAAATTTCTGCAACCATCGTCCAAATGCTGATGGAGAAAATGGTGAAACAGAGCCGTTTTATCAACACAGCACAACTAAGACGGATTATTGAAGTAATAGAAGAACGTTTGCCTAAGGCGGAGCAGGAACTAAGGGAAGCGGAACAAAAACTGGAACAGTATGACCGTGTACAAGGACCAGCTTTATTTGCTGCTCAAGATGGGACGTTAGTGGGTGGGATAACTGGTAGCCAACAGCAACAACGTAGTCTGGAGATACAGCTAGAGGGGGTTGAGGCTCAATATTCTAGCCTAATCGAACGGCTAGGTTTGACCCCTGACCAAGCCTACACGTCTTCTGCCCTTAGTGCTGACCCGATTATTGCTAGTCTGCGAGCTCAGATTCTGGATACTGAGACACAGATGGAACTTCTCAAGGGCCAGTTGCGTCCGCAACATCCAACCATGATTGAGTTGCGCAAACAGCAGCAGACTTACGAGACTTTACTTCAGGAACGTGCTGGTGAAGTTCTCGGTGGTAATGGGTTTACCTCTCCATTGCCCAGTCAAATCCGCCAAGACAGTACCCTCGACCCGGCACGGCAGGCACTGGCTAATCAGTTGGTAGCTCTGCAAACCCAGCGGGAAGCACTTCAACGGCAGTTGGCAGCTACCGAAAGAACGGAACAGGAACTAAGACAGCAATATCAGCAGCTGCCCAATAAGCAGCTGGAGCGAGGGCGACTGGCTCAGCAAGTTGCTTTTAAGCAGGAATTTTACAATCGGTTGCAGGCGGCATTAGCAGATAGCAAAATAGCTGAGGCAGAGACTGAGAGTAGTCTTGCGATCGCTGGGATTGCAGAACCGAGAGCACTTCAGGCCCAGACAGCAAGTAATCCGATCGTTACTTTGGCAATAGGTGGTGTAATCGGTATTGTTGTAGGTGCTGGTGTGATTCTGCTGCTATCAACTCTGGATAATACTTTATACACGCCAGAGGATGTTAAGCCCATACTTCGGGACAATGGTGTGCCATTACTGGGGGATTTACCGACAATCGGTCTCAAGTCCTACCGGGGTGAAGCTGCTATCATAACCCAACCAGAGGCTTTGGAGTTGGAGTTCTACGAACGGTTCCGCACTAATCTTCGTCTGCGGGAGGAACCTGCGGTAAAAGTGGTGTTGGTAACTAGTACAGCAGGGAATGAGGGAAAGACGATCGTGGCTTACAATTTAGCGATCGCATCTGCCCAGGCCGGTATGCGTACTCTGTTGGTAGAAGGGGATTTGCGATCGCATTCTGTAGCTCAATCTCAAGACGTGATTCACCTGATGGACGCGCCACTGGAACCTTTGCGCTTCTATGGCTCTAAGAGTGAATGTATTCATTTAGCCCAAGATTTTGAAAATCTCTCGATTCTCCCTAGTCTCGGTCCCCTGCGCAAAGCTGCGGGGATCCTAGAATCGAGTGAAATGAAGCATTTGCTGGAAGATGCTCGTGGTCGCTTTGATTTTGTTGTAGTTGATTCGCCTAGTCTGTCTCGTTGTAATGATGCCCTATTACTACAACCATTTACTGATGGGATTGTGTTGGTGACTCGACCAGGCTATACCCAGGGAAGTATTTTATCTCAGGTGATCGAAGAGTTAGATGAAAACGAGGTACTGTTGGGAGCAGTTATCAACGATATCAAGCAGCTACAACCCCCTGTTCCTGTGGATACTGGCAGGGGGTATCCAACGGTAGATGCTCCTGTGGCTCAAACTCCAGCACAGAACCATAAAGTTACTAGTGGAGTAGGGAGTAGGGAGTAG
- a CDS encoding glycosyltransferase family 2 protein, translated as MTQRERFSLTKPSLDSIIADYSCYPFDLIYVDGNAPSSVHEYLQQQADKHEFMTLIHRGRYLRSNVARNIALPFVKDADYIVFIDNDVIVEPGWLKGLVECAEQEQAGIVAPLILQGQPGSPDIEVHVAGIKTKFHQRKHGKKWFEQKQLLYATKLRDVEQDLRRSPVDSIEFHCILARHSLIKSIELDEVFDSLASHTDLCMQATDLGETIFLEPKSRITFLNPRQITRFDQDDVPFYVFKWNEQSVRDVFSRQVKKWNLAKDDPSMWSIWKWVIENRQLPAKWSTQEGSFERKLLEFCQRRWCPSWLRTLLESYVIKRAFPETGIADNLVENVSSKPSVTV; from the coding sequence GTGACTCAGAGGGAGCGGTTTAGTTTAACAAAGCCTTCCCTGGACAGTATTATTGCTGATTATTCCTGTTATCCTTTTGACTTAATCTATGTAGACGGCAACGCTCCATCATCTGTGCATGAGTATCTGCAACAGCAGGCAGATAAACACGAATTCATGACTTTGATCCATCGCGGACGCTATTTGAGATCGAATGTTGCTCGTAACATAGCTCTACCGTTTGTTAAGGATGCGGATTACATTGTTTTTATTGACAATGATGTGATTGTAGAGCCTGGTTGGTTAAAAGGTTTGGTTGAGTGTGCTGAACAAGAGCAAGCTGGTATCGTTGCTCCCCTAATTTTACAAGGGCAACCAGGGTCTCCTGATATTGAGGTACATGTTGCTGGGATTAAAACCAAGTTTCACCAAAGAAAGCATGGTAAAAAGTGGTTTGAGCAAAAGCAGTTGCTCTACGCTACTAAATTACGGGATGTTGAGCAGGATTTACGTCGCAGCCCAGTAGATTCTATTGAGTTTCATTGTATCCTAGCTCGTCATTCTCTGATCAAGTCTATTGAACTGGATGAAGTCTTTGATAGCTTGGCGAGTCATACGGATTTATGTATGCAGGCAACGGATTTAGGCGAGACAATTTTCCTGGAACCTAAATCTAGAATCACTTTCCTCAATCCTCGACAGATCACTCGGTTTGACCAGGATGATGTGCCATTTTATGTATTTAAATGGAATGAACAATCTGTACGAGATGTGTTCTCTCGTCAAGTCAAAAAGTGGAATTTGGCTAAAGATGATCCTTCAATGTGGTCGATTTGGAAGTGGGTGATTGAGAATCGTCAACTCCCAGCTAAGTGGTCAACTCAAGAGGGAAGTTTCGAGAGAAAGTTATTGGAGTTCTGTCAGCGTCGCTGGTGTCCAAGTTGGCTGCGCACACTGTTAGAATCCTATGTGATTAAGCGCGCATTTCCTGAGACTGGGATTGCTGACAATTTAGTGGAAAATGTCAGCAGTAAACCTTCGGTGACTGTGTAG
- a CDS encoding polysaccharide biosynthesis/export family protein, whose product MTTDTHRFGNQVLNLSLFGGTVLFSLVSSGVWVSPGLAKLVGNLPTSVDNIGDGISDRAQLPTFSSMERETRETVESGERERTELETSETTPETTPETTPETTPETIEVTETLPPPPPLSNPEPVSEENRLEQLEEMLPPLGYPETLSEVSPSDEFNRHYLGREDVIAVSVTNFPNLAFQSAIDSDGNIVVPLFGKLRVVGLTLEAAQDVIQNVLNEFVIDPEVVVSLLSTPQVQITVSGEVFRPGYYPLAPGTQPNQALTAAGGTTTIADLRTILIRRKSVVNNSIIEREIDLLTPLQNGTTPSELNLRDGDAIIVRKLEVGNTTDYDRQLVARSNLAQQQISVRVLSYPNGTIGNLTLANGSTFIDALTAISPNPDDADLDSIALIRFDPEQGKAVTQKLDGEKLLKGDVSQNVPLQDQDVIVVGRSLVAKISAALSLVTRPFSDFLGFQNFFEEIQDLF is encoded by the coding sequence ATGACAACTGACACCCACAGATTTGGTAACCAAGTTCTGAATTTATCTTTGTTTGGGGGTACCGTCTTATTCTCGCTGGTTAGTTCTGGAGTTTGGGTCAGCCCTGGTTTGGCTAAGCTTGTCGGAAATTTACCGACATCGGTAGACAATATTGGGGATGGGATTAGCGATCGCGCTCAGCTGCCTACGTTTAGTTCCATGGAACGGGAAACAAGGGAAACTGTTGAATCAGGGGAAAGGGAAAGGACTGAACTGGAAACCTCTGAAACCACCCCTGAGACCACCCCTGAGACCACCCCTGAGACCACCCCTGAGACCATAGAGGTAACGGAAACGTTGCCACCTCCACCACCGTTGAGCAACCCTGAACCGGTCTCAGAGGAGAATCGACTGGAACAGTTGGAGGAAATGTTACCTCCTTTGGGCTACCCAGAGACTCTGTCAGAGGTGAGTCCATCTGATGAATTTAATCGCCACTACCTAGGCCGAGAAGATGTAATCGCAGTGAGTGTGACCAATTTTCCGAATCTGGCTTTTCAAAGTGCTATTGATTCTGACGGAAATATTGTGGTACCACTGTTCGGTAAGCTACGAGTGGTGGGACTTACTCTAGAGGCGGCTCAAGATGTAATTCAAAATGTCTTAAATGAATTTGTGATTGATCCTGAAGTAGTTGTGAGCCTACTGAGTACACCACAGGTTCAGATTACGGTGAGTGGTGAGGTGTTTCGACCAGGCTATTATCCCCTGGCACCAGGAACTCAACCGAATCAAGCCCTTACTGCTGCGGGTGGTACTACTACGATTGCTGATTTGCGGACTATTTTGATTCGTCGTAAGTCGGTGGTGAATAATTCCATCATTGAGCGAGAAATTGACTTGCTGACACCGCTGCAAAATGGAACAACTCCATCGGAATTGAACCTCCGGGATGGGGATGCTATTATTGTGCGAAAGTTGGAGGTGGGTAATACTACCGATTATGATAGGCAGCTGGTAGCTCGTTCTAATCTAGCTCAACAACAAATCAGCGTTCGAGTGTTGAGCTATCCTAATGGCACAATTGGTAACTTGACATTAGCTAATGGTAGTACGTTTATTGATGCCTTAACAGCAATTTCTCCTAACCCAGATGATGCTGATTTGGATAGCATTGCCTTAATTCGTTTTGATCCAGAACAGGGCAAAGCAGTTACTCAAAAACTAGATGGGGAAAAGCTACTAAAGGGTGATGTTTCCCAAAATGTGCCACTTCAAGATCAAGATGTGATCGTGGTGGGTCGAAGTCTTGTTGCTAAGATTTCTGCCGCTCTGAGTCTGGTGACTCGACCCTTTAGTGATTTTCTGGGATTCCAGAACTTTTTTGAGGAAATACAAGACCTGTTTTGA
- a CDS encoding SPOR domain-containing protein, with the protein MTYSERLHPWVIVRLLPEMQRVVVGRFRNRSDAEGHLKALKRLMPDAKFVIVFDVANNPVEEES; encoded by the coding sequence ATGACGTATTCTGAACGCCTTCATCCATGGGTAATTGTTCGGCTATTACCCGAAATGCAGCGAGTTGTTGTTGGTCGGTTCCGCAATCGCTCTGATGCCGAAGGACATTTGAAAGCTCTTAAACGGCTGATGCCGGATGCTAAGTTTGTGATTGTTTTTGATGTCGCTAATAATCCGGTGGAGGAGGAATCGTAG
- a CDS encoding 3-oxoacyl-ACP synthase gives MIENNKNQTTVGIAAIGYYIPSGVMTSEAIAKLADIPLWVLKEKIGMEKKPISAEDEHPSDMGIKAAMSAIKKAKIKPEQIDLIAYCGVGYYDYRFWSPAAKIQAAIGADNAHSFEIRNFCNSGNLGINISRNMLLADNSSNYALVVCSDKLSQLVNYSDKNSNSILFFADGAAAALLKKGESSNKILSYYGITDGKLADLVRVPLGGTKLPVKSENIDLALNYVKIEDPNQLENTLSEIYLKNYKKVITTALQKSGFSLNQIDFLFTNQIKKSLLAKILEALSLTEKNTFISLTNCGHLGATDTLLGLAKTIELQKIKPGNLVVLASSAAGFSWGATAIQY, from the coding sequence ATGATTGAAAACAATAAAAATCAGACAACAGTCGGTATTGCAGCTATAGGCTATTATATTCCTTCGGGAGTTATGACTAGCGAGGCGATCGCCAAACTAGCAGATATACCCCTGTGGGTTTTGAAAGAAAAAATAGGCATGGAAAAAAAACCAATTTCTGCCGAAGACGAACATCCCAGCGATATGGGAATTAAAGCAGCAATGTCGGCGATCAAAAAAGCCAAAATTAAACCAGAACAAATAGATTTAATTGCTTATTGCGGGGTAGGATATTACGATTACCGATTTTGGTCTCCGGCAGCAAAAATTCAAGCTGCCATTGGTGCTGACAATGCTCATAGTTTTGAAATTAGAAATTTCTGTAACAGCGGGAACTTAGGTATTAATATTTCCCGGAACATGTTGCTGGCAGATAATAGTTCAAATTATGCTTTAGTTGTTTGTAGTGATAAATTATCCCAGCTGGTTAATTACTCGGATAAAAATAGTAATTCTATTCTTTTTTTCGCCGACGGTGCCGCCGCAGCCTTACTAAAAAAAGGAGAGTCTAGCAACAAAATTCTATCCTATTATGGTATAACTGATGGCAAATTAGCTGATTTGGTTCGAGTTCCCTTGGGAGGGACAAAATTGCCTGTAAAAAGTGAAAATATTGACTTAGCACTTAATTATGTAAAAATAGAGGATCCCAATCAATTAGAAAACACTTTATCAGAAATTTATTTAAAAAATTATAAAAAAGTAATCACCACTGCATTGCAAAAAAGTGGATTCTCTCTAAATCAAATAGATTTCTTATTTACCAATCAGATCAAAAAAAGCTTATTAGCCAAGATTCTTGAAGCTCTAAGCTTAACTGAAAAAAATACATTTATTTCCTTGACAAACTGCGGTCATTTGGGAGCAACAGATACTTTATTGGGTTTGGCTAAGACTATAGAATTGCAGAAAATAAAACCTGGTAATTTAGTAGTTTTAGCTAGTAGTGCTGCCGGGTTTTCCTGGGGAGCAACTGCGATTCAATATTAA
- a CDS encoding NAD(P)-dependent alcohol dehydrogenase yields the protein MKAILYTKYGSPDVLQLKEIEKPIPKEDEVLVKIHSASANAGDWHLLRGKPFLIRIMGFGLVKPKNQMLGADIAGRVEAVGKNVEQFQPGDQVFGNLSEGGFGGFAEYVCAKESALVLKPANITFEEVAAVPAAALTALQGLRDQGQIQPGQKVLINGASGGVGTFAVQIAKSFGAEVTGVCSTRNLDMVRSIGADHVIDYTKEDFTKNGQHYDLILDAAAYRSILDYKGILTPNGIYVFVGGSTAQLFQLMFLGPWIFMTGSNKIVSLFMEPNNKDLVFIKELLETGKIAPVIDRRYSLRDVPEAIRYLEQGHARGKVVITLEE from the coding sequence ATGAAAGCCATTCTCTACACAAAATACGGATCACCAGATGTTCTGCAGCTCAAAGAAATAGAAAAACCCATCCCTAAGGAGGATGAAGTATTAGTAAAAATTCATAGCGCATCCGCCAATGCAGGTGACTGGCATTTACTCAGAGGAAAACCCTTCTTGATCCGCATCATGGGCTTTGGGCTAGTAAAACCAAAAAACCAGATGCTGGGAGCAGACATAGCAGGGCGAGTTGAAGCCGTTGGCAAAAACGTAGAGCAGTTTCAGCCAGGTGATCAAGTATTCGGGAACTTATCCGAGGGTGGTTTCGGGGGTTTTGCCGAGTATGTATGTGCCAAGGAAAGTGCATTAGTCTTGAAACCGGCCAATATCACCTTCGAGGAAGTGGCCGCAGTACCCGCAGCAGCACTCACCGCCCTCCAAGGTCTTCGGGACCAAGGACAGATTCAGCCAGGGCAAAAGGTTTTGATTAATGGTGCCTCTGGTGGTGTCGGTACCTTTGCCGTCCAGATTGCCAAATCCTTCGGAGCCGAAGTGACTGGGGTGTGTAGCACCAGGAATTTAGACATGGTGCGCTCCATTGGTGCAGACCATGTCATTGATTACACTAAAGAAGATTTCACCAAAAATGGCCAGCATTATGACCTAATTCTTGATGCTGCCGCTTATCGTTCCATTTTGGATTACAAGGGTATATTAACTCCCAACGGAATTTATGTATTCGTCGGAGGTTCCACAGCTCAACTTTTCCAACTTATGTTCCTAGGACCATGGATTTTCATGACCGGAAGTAATAAAATTGTGTCCCTGTTTATGGAACCAAATAACAAGGATTTGGTGTTTATAAAGGAGCTTCTTGAAACCGGCAAAATAGCACCTGTTATCGATAGACGATACAGCTTACGTGACGTTCCTGAAGCTATCAGATATCTTGAACAAGGACACGCGAGAGGTAAAGTTGTAATAACGTTGGAAGAGTAG
- a CDS encoding pentapeptide repeat-containing protein, whose translation MKISLSIKDMGKKVPDPEPFEKSYLYEGHLGSVIVYGNINQPEIKLVSPGESSLPLDSKYWFFISIYWSRINGFKFTQYTDPEITTSLSSTTGKQITNSLISTTGKIKGGDIIKINKNLVNITFKVEVNQEDLGNIDSKVFLEKCSQFGIRVVDTKFLNLNVPYGLACPDCQLVNVEFYEARIEGANFCNSYLSNVKFVNSVLNNSRFSNVTFSQIVEFDNVKLINSVFDNCRVNYYSKIRIENDGHLLFKNDCDLTGCSFVNASFNSKFEKANLSRANFSDATLVACNFYECTLISTIFTRAKFNSFTTKKEPRDSELINCGISNKKNSNEKIVNGEHEKQKPTINDCKFDNASMKRVDLSNNIIKDTNFEATDLYRANLYNCQFINTSFKRATSEAASLREVYLSNSRFTQKCNLTEVIFSQAKMIGVTFNDCQLIRASFHSVNLRGSEFISSDLTGADFRYADLTLLTLDKCHLNSANFFQTKRGGIKLKQPTNNNGDVINSQSQEKGLLDSNCTFDCIEWSPNIDGEIQINRKSFLEIIYGHTSPVAVISNLSKEGAQFIVNTYATAESSGKKVENNSSMNISGEVNDSSIVTGKIEDNSREESEQEEDNNEEIDQASTDNLSPDESSDENNT comes from the coding sequence ATGAAAATCAGTTTATCTATTAAAGATATGGGAAAAAAGGTTCCTGATCCAGAACCATTTGAGAAGTCATACTTGTATGAAGGTCACCTTGGCAGTGTAATAGTTTATGGCAACATAAACCAACCGGAAATAAAGCTAGTGTCTCCTGGAGAATCATCATTACCTTTGGATTCAAAATACTGGTTTTTTATCAGTATTTATTGGTCAAGGATAAATGGATTCAAATTCACTCAGTACACCGATCCAGAAATTACTACTTCTCTTAGTTCTACTACAGGCAAACAAATTACTAATTCTCTTATCTCTACTACAGGCAAAATAAAAGGTGGAGATATAATAAAAATCAATAAAAATTTAGTAAATATAACATTTAAAGTCGAGGTAAATCAAGAAGACTTAGGTAATATAGACTCAAAAGTATTTCTTGAAAAGTGTAGTCAATTTGGAATCAGAGTAGTAGATACTAAGTTTTTAAATTTAAATGTACCCTATGGACTTGCCTGTCCTGATTGTCAATTAGTTAATGTTGAATTTTACGAGGCTCGGATTGAAGGTGCAAACTTTTGTAACTCTTATTTAAGTAATGTTAAATTTGTCAACTCTGTTCTCAATAATTCAAGGTTTAGTAACGTCACATTTTCTCAAATTGTTGAATTTGATAATGTTAAGCTTATTAATTCAGTTTTTGATAATTGTCGTGTTAATTATTACAGTAAAATTAGAATAGAGAATGACGGACATCTATTGTTCAAGAATGATTGTGATTTAACTGGTTGTAGTTTCGTAAATGCATCGTTTAACAGTAAATTTGAAAAGGCAAACTTATCAAGAGCTAACTTCTCAGATGCCACATTAGTAGCTTGTAATTTTTATGAATGCACATTGATAAGTACAATATTTACTAGAGCTAAGTTTAACTCATTTACAACCAAAAAAGAACCCAGGGATTCAGAGTTAATAAATTGCGGTATTAGTAATAAAAAAAATAGTAATGAAAAAATAGTAAATGGTGAGCATGAAAAACAAAAACCAACAATTAACGATTGCAAATTTGACAATGCCTCGATGAAGCGTGTTGATTTAAGCAATAACATTATTAAGGACACTAATTTTGAAGCTACTGACTTATATAGAGCAAATCTCTACAATTGTCAGTTCATTAACACTAGTTTTAAAAGGGCAACGTCTGAAGCAGCTTCTCTAAGAGAAGTTTACCTTTCAAATAGTAGATTTACCCAAAAATGTAATCTTACAGAAGTAATTTTTTCTCAAGCCAAAATGATAGGTGTTACGTTCAATGATTGTCAGTTAATTCGAGCTAGTTTTCACTCGGTTAACTTGAGGGGTAGTGAGTTTATAAGCAGCGACTTAACAGGCGCAGACTTTAGATATGCTGATTTAACTCTACTAACTCTAGATAAGTGTCATCTTAATAGTGCTAACTTTTTTCAAACTAAACGGGGTGGAATCAAGTTAAAGCAACCTACAAATAATAATGGAGATGTAATTAATAGCCAGAGTCAGGAGAAAGGACTTTTGGATAGCAATTGCACCTTTGATTGCATTGAGTGGAGTCCAAATATTGATGGAGAAATACAGATTAATAGAAAATCTTTTTTAGAAATAATTTATGGACATACTTCTCCAGTTGCTGTTATATCTAATCTTTCTAAGGAAGGTGCTCAATTTATCGTAAATACCTATGCAACGGCAGAATCTAGTGGTAAGAAGGTGGAAAATAATTCCTCTATGAATATTTCAGGTGAAGTGAATGACAGTTCAATTGTTACAGGTAAGATCGAAGATAATTCAAGGGAAGAATCTGAACAAGAGGAAGATAACAATGAAGAGATTGATCAAGCCTCTACTGATAATTTATCGCCTGATGAGTCGTCAGATGAAAATAATACCTAA
- a CDS encoding putative 2-dehydropantoate 2-reductase, translating into MSNRTYGIIGTGAIGGFYGAKLQKAGHQVSFLLRSDYHHVAENGLIVKSVDGDFTLPEVDAYNDVKKMPNCDVIVVALKATQNHILVELLPPLINKNTIVLLLQNGINVEPEIAKIIGNNTLISGLSIICSNKVGQGQINHIDYGSIILGQYAANYQAAGITEEIREIARDFDTAGIPIELNEDLLLARWKKLVWNIPYNSLSVILNARTDEIMANADTRRLAEQIMQEVLAGAKSCGRILGDRFIQKMLDHTENMNPYLTSIKLDYDGKRPLEVEAIVGNPLRMAKKAGVDLPMISMLYRQLKFLDIRNRLECIS; encoded by the coding sequence ATGTCAAATCGAACCTATGGAATTATCGGCACCGGAGCTATTGGCGGATTCTACGGTGCCAAACTGCAAAAAGCCGGTCATCAAGTCAGCTTTTTACTCCGTAGCGACTACCACCATGTTGCCGAAAACGGTTTAATTGTAAAATCAGTAGATGGTGATTTTACTCTGCCGGAAGTAGATGCTTATAACGATGTCAAAAAAATGCCCAATTGCGATGTAATTGTAGTGGCATTAAAGGCGACGCAAAATCATATATTAGTAGAGCTATTGCCGCCATTAATAAACAAAAATACCATAGTATTGCTCTTACAAAACGGTATAAACGTCGAACCAGAAATTGCCAAAATTATAGGAAATAATACCCTAATCAGTGGGTTGTCTATTATCTGTTCTAATAAAGTAGGACAAGGCCAGATTAATCACATCGACTATGGTAGTATTATCCTAGGGCAATATGCGGCTAACTATCAAGCTGCTGGCATTACAGAAGAAATCAGGGAAATTGCTAGGGATTTTGACACTGCAGGAATTCCTATTGAGTTGAACGAAGATTTGCTCTTAGCTAGGTGGAAAAAATTAGTTTGGAATATTCCTTATAATAGTCTTTCCGTAATTCTAAATGCTAGAACAGATGAAATTATGGCCAATGCCGATACGCGGCGTTTAGCAGAACAAATAATGCAGGAAGTGCTAGCAGGGGCAAAGAGTTGCGGGCGGATACTAGGCGATCGCTTTATCCAAAAAATGCTCGACCATACCGAAAACATGAATCCTTATTTAACCAGTATTAAACTGGATTATGATGGAAAAAGACCCTTGGAAGTTGAAGCAATTGTCGGCAATCCTTTGCGGATGGCAAAGAAAGCGGGAGTTGATTTGCCCATGATTTCTATGCTTTATCGACAGTTGAAGTTTTTGGATATTAGAAATCGGCTAGAGTGCATCTCATAG
- a CDS encoding type II toxin-antitoxin system death-on-curing family toxin: MREPLWISEAIATAIHADQIAQHGGSPGIRDENLLSASLARPRHLFAYGQPTLFDLAAAYGYGFAKNHPFIDGNKRVAFAVMATFLEVNGYSLDVPEMDVVVMMERLATNQESQNAIDGTSRYANAKWLEANIGTSFDDPY; this comes from the coding sequence GTGAGGGAACCGCTGTGGATATCGGAAGCTATAGCCACAGCTATTCATGCTGATCAAATTGCACAACATGGGGGAAGTCCAGGAATTCGGGACGAAAATCTGCTATCGGCTAGTTTAGCCAGACCTAGACATCTATTTGCATATGGTCAACCAACCTTATTTGATTTAGCAGCAGCCTATGGATATGGTTTTGCAAAAAACCATCCCTTTATAGATGGCAATAAAAGGGTCGCTTTCGCAGTGATGGCAACTTTCCTTGAAGTAAATGGATATTCTCTAGATGTCCCAGAAATGGATGTTGTGGTAATGATGGAAAGGTTAGCAACAAACCAAGAAAGCCAAAATGCGATTGACGGAACGTCACGCTACGCGAACGCTAAGTGGTTAGAAGCAAATATCGGTACTTCATTTGATGATCCATACTAA